A window of Marinobacter salarius contains these coding sequences:
- the ccmI gene encoding c-type cytochrome biogenesis protein CcmI: MTQTFWLTAAVLIVLALAFVVAPLFLHRSGRRAEMDLRNQNLLAYRSRMAELDREFDAGALDEESYQQLREELAGSMLDDVPDAERGVIDSPDRARGGKSAIVIAIASLAVIPAAAVFLYGQWGAMDDVEQFRAMQEMMAADSDRVGQMQELTAQLRERLEDNPENTDGWAMLGRSYMRIEQYEDAAWAFERLAKSIEDDESGKAVAWGLSAQAAFFLSEGDLNPAVSNAIEKARSLNPDEVNSLGLLGIHAFSQQNFEEAIRYWERIVSVAPNHPQIASIRQGIEQAYQRLGREMPQEQPPEVSGAGVTVRVEIDEAFQGEIPDDTTLFVLARRANVQSGPPLAVARLSAGQLPMEIRLDDRFNMSANAKLSEAGEVRLQARLSRSGNARPQAGDWQGEVDQPVPVGEGENEPVTLVIDTQLVQ; this comes from the coding sequence ATGACACAGACCTTCTGGCTGACGGCCGCTGTATTAATCGTACTTGCCCTGGCGTTTGTAGTGGCGCCGTTGTTCCTGCACCGTTCCGGCCGGCGCGCGGAAATGGATCTGCGCAACCAGAACCTGCTGGCATATCGCAGCCGAATGGCGGAACTTGATCGCGAGTTTGACGCCGGCGCGCTGGACGAGGAAAGCTATCAACAACTCCGGGAAGAGCTGGCCGGCAGCATGCTCGATGATGTCCCGGATGCTGAACGTGGCGTTATTGACTCACCGGACCGGGCCAGGGGCGGGAAAAGCGCCATCGTCATTGCGATTGCCAGCCTCGCGGTGATTCCTGCCGCTGCGGTATTCCTGTACGGACAGTGGGGCGCTATGGACGACGTCGAGCAGTTCCGCGCCATGCAGGAAATGATGGCAGCTGACAGCGATCGCGTGGGCCAGATGCAGGAACTGACGGCTCAGCTTCGCGAGCGGTTGGAGGACAATCCGGAGAACACCGATGGCTGGGCCATGCTGGGGCGTAGCTATATGCGCATTGAGCAGTATGAGGACGCAGCGTGGGCCTTCGAACGGCTGGCAAAGAGTATTGAGGATGATGAGAGCGGCAAAGCTGTCGCCTGGGGATTGTCAGCCCAGGCTGCATTTTTCCTGAGCGAGGGTGACCTCAACCCAGCGGTGTCGAACGCCATTGAAAAAGCCAGGTCGCTGAATCCGGACGAGGTCAATTCCCTTGGCCTACTCGGTATCCATGCATTTAGCCAGCAGAACTTTGAGGAGGCGATCCGGTATTGGGAGCGCATCGTGTCGGTGGCGCCCAATCATCCCCAGATTGCCTCCATCCGCCAGGGCATTGAGCAGGCCTATCAGCGCCTGGGTCGGGAGATGCCACAGGAGCAGCCGCCAGAGGTATCCGGGGCCGGCGTGACCGTCCGGGTGGAAATAGACGAAGCATTCCAGGGCGAGATTCCTGACGACACCACCCTATTTGTTCTGGCGCGTCGGGCGAATGTCCAGAGCGGGCCACCGCTGGCTGTGGCACGGCTGAGTGCGGGACAGTTACCGATGGAGATACGATTGGACGACCGCTTCAATATGTCCGCGAATGCAAAGCTGTCGGAGGCGGGTGAAGTGCGCCTGCAAGCGCGGCTGTCGCGCTCTGGCAACGCCAGGCCCCAGGCGGGTGACTGGCAAGGCGAGGTGGATCAGCCGGTGCCGGTGGGTGAAGGCGAAAACGAGCCTGTTACCCTGGTGATCGACACCCAGCTGGTGCAATGA
- a CDS encoding BatD family protein → MVSRLTGPFILILLLVTMAGPAMAANDLIAEPDRTRLYEGEVLTLSVKGSTKIDINLGNLFDFDLSNLPKPDIEKVEGDFEILARNQQYSIRTVNNEMMGEITWTYQLAPKKTGKLTIPSLSFRDARSAPVAIKVISGTPPDQEPDAERDSFIELAADKEEVYVQEQLVFTIKLFFTGNLIRGELSEPEHPNAIVESLGKQNEYTRYRDGVRYRVVERRYALFPQREGQLSLQPIRFEGQARNEQGQLKFLRDSANLFDITVKGVPAGFSGDTWLPARTLELDQSGLPRNQNLTAGQNLTRSLTMRAEGLPAESLPPFPEQTPDSIRAYPEKPERTTTPGPDGLASTLTQTTALVPVQPGKLTLPEIRIPWWDTESDSEKVAVIPAHTLVVEGIPGQIDSVPDKLEDASEAGTKPNNDPISNEPDGESGVGFWPLATLTVLAGWLITLAAWWYSRRRTSAGKVVASQGDNREKGLFRDLCEAAQAGSPKTTDRLVRWMSQRHPERTFQSVTDVNRFLDDTELAAEIEQLQQRLFGTPGESATSEPWQGERLVAALIRVRGTASESAPGDQLPPLYPQGLSTSR, encoded by the coding sequence ATGGTAAGCCGGCTGACCGGTCCGTTTATTCTGATACTGCTGCTTGTCACCATGGCAGGGCCGGCCATGGCAGCCAATGATCTGATCGCTGAACCCGACAGAACCCGCCTTTACGAAGGAGAAGTGCTTACCCTGAGCGTCAAGGGCAGCACCAAAATCGATATCAATCTGGGAAACCTGTTCGATTTTGACTTGTCGAACCTGCCAAAACCGGACATCGAAAAGGTGGAAGGCGACTTCGAGATTCTCGCCCGCAATCAGCAATACTCTATCCGCACCGTCAACAATGAGATGATGGGCGAGATCACATGGACTTACCAGCTCGCGCCCAAAAAGACAGGCAAGCTGACCATTCCATCCCTGAGCTTCCGCGACGCCCGCTCAGCCCCGGTCGCCATCAAGGTGATCAGCGGCACCCCACCCGATCAGGAGCCCGACGCCGAGAGGGACAGCTTTATCGAGCTGGCCGCGGACAAGGAGGAGGTGTATGTCCAGGAACAACTGGTGTTCACCATCAAACTGTTTTTCACCGGTAACCTCATTCGCGGCGAGCTCTCCGAGCCGGAGCACCCGAATGCCATTGTCGAATCGCTGGGCAAGCAGAACGAGTACACCCGCTACCGGGACGGTGTTCGCTATCGTGTGGTTGAGCGCCGTTACGCACTGTTTCCCCAGAGGGAGGGACAACTCAGCCTGCAACCCATCCGTTTTGAGGGCCAGGCCCGGAATGAGCAGGGCCAACTGAAGTTTCTGCGCGACAGCGCCAACCTGTTTGATATCACCGTCAAGGGTGTGCCAGCGGGATTCAGCGGAGACACCTGGTTGCCCGCCCGCACGCTGGAGCTGGATCAGTCCGGACTGCCACGAAACCAGAACCTGACAGCGGGCCAGAATCTCACCAGAAGCCTCACCATGAGGGCGGAGGGCCTGCCTGCCGAATCCTTACCTCCGTTCCCGGAACAGACACCCGATAGCATACGGGCCTACCCGGAGAAGCCCGAGCGCACGACCACGCCTGGCCCCGACGGGCTGGCCTCGACACTGACCCAGACCACGGCACTGGTACCGGTGCAGCCAGGAAAGTTAACATTGCCCGAAATCCGGATCCCCTGGTGGGATACTGAAAGCGACAGCGAAAAAGTAGCGGTTATTCCTGCACACACGCTGGTTGTTGAGGGGATTCCCGGCCAGATCGACTCGGTGCCCGATAAACTGGAAGACGCCTCGGAAGCGGGTACCAAGCCCAACAATGACCCGATATCAAATGAGCCTGACGGGGAATCCGGTGTCGGATTCTGGCCGTTAGCCACCCTGACCGTCCTGGCGGGCTGGCTGATTACACTGGCGGCCTGGTGGTACAGCAGGCGCCGCACCAGTGCTGGCAAGGTCGTGGCGAGTCAGGGGGACAACCGGGAAAAGGGGCTATTCCGGGATCTGTGCGAGGCAGCGCAGGCGGGATCGCCCAAAACCACCGACCGGCTTGTGCGCTGGATGTCTCAAAGGCATCCGGAACGCACCTTCCAAAGCGTAACGGATGTGAACCGTTTTCTGGACGACACGGAACTGGCCGCCGAGATCGAACAGCTTCAACAGCGATTATTCGGGACACCCGGTGAATCGGCCACGTCAGAGCCGTGGCAGGGAGAACGGCTTGTGGCAGCGCTGATCCGCGTGCGTGGAACCGCCAGTGAATCGGCTCCCGGGGATCAGCTGCCGCCGCTCTACCCGCAGGGCCTGAGCACCAGCCGGTGA
- a CDS encoding VWA domain-containing protein, with translation MADFHFLRPLWLLLLLVALVLPLVFKRVRQSDSGWSRVIPPQLLRPLISQSGTAGGQKRSPVLPVVAAIMVLAVALAGPSWRKAPTPLQQQNDSLVIVLDLSLSMLATDVEPDRLTMAKRKIRDILKAREGSLTALVVYAADAHAVTPLTDDSNTIEGMLEVLEPVIMPAAGNRTDLGVQRGLDLLEQGAPGTGRLLLIADNVDERYLTRINDAMTDSRFILSTLTVGTSEGGPIPLARQGFIRDGGDIVITHADPSAMAELAESNGGDSHSLTITDEDIRALELRPIDSDNWEDSERDLMVNRWQDDGYWLLWLAAPLALLGWRRGAMVAVLLTLLPLTPRPAMAVDWDALWSREDQRAPALIEEDPERAAKVLDNPQWRGSALYRSGDYESAAGTFASEDTPRASYNRGNALARAGKLEEALKAYENVLAKQPGHEDALFNRDLVKQLLEQQQSQSSGDGSESSDQEGDQQQQGNQQNSQNGSDTQNQDGDPSDQAGQNQPDNQQNGQQNNEPQDSQQNGQSDEQENQAEGDQHRQRDADSSEADGQVSRAPAELDTSPLTQGQEQWLRRVPDNPGGLLRRKFLQQYQERETPSDEGDTPW, from the coding sequence ATGGCTGATTTTCACTTCCTGCGCCCACTGTGGCTACTTTTACTTCTTGTGGCCCTTGTCCTGCCGCTGGTGTTTAAACGGGTCCGCCAGAGCGACAGTGGCTGGAGCCGCGTGATACCGCCGCAACTGCTGCGCCCATTGATCAGTCAGTCTGGTACTGCTGGCGGTCAAAAACGCTCGCCCGTGTTGCCGGTCGTTGCCGCCATCATGGTGCTTGCCGTTGCCCTTGCCGGCCCGTCGTGGCGCAAAGCGCCCACGCCACTGCAACAGCAGAATGATAGTCTCGTCATCGTACTGGATTTATCGCTATCGATGCTTGCCACTGATGTAGAACCCGACCGTCTGACCATGGCCAAGCGCAAGATTCGCGATATCCTGAAGGCGCGGGAGGGCAGCCTGACGGCCCTGGTGGTCTATGCCGCGGACGCTCATGCGGTCACACCGTTGACGGATGACAGCAATACCATCGAGGGCATGTTGGAGGTACTCGAACCGGTGATCATGCCCGCTGCGGGAAACCGAACCGACCTCGGCGTACAACGTGGCCTTGACCTGCTGGAACAGGGCGCCCCCGGAACCGGACGACTGTTACTGATTGCAGACAATGTGGACGAGCGCTACCTTACCCGCATCAACGACGCCATGACGGATAGCCGGTTCATACTCAGCACTCTGACCGTTGGCACCTCAGAGGGCGGCCCAATACCACTGGCGCGCCAAGGGTTCATTCGTGACGGCGGCGACATCGTGATTACCCATGCGGACCCCTCAGCCATGGCGGAACTGGCGGAGAGCAATGGTGGAGACAGTCATAGCCTGACCATTACGGACGAGGACATCCGCGCCCTGGAACTGCGCCCCATCGACTCGGACAACTGGGAAGACAGCGAGCGCGACCTGATGGTCAACCGCTGGCAGGATGATGGCTACTGGCTATTGTGGCTGGCCGCACCACTGGCATTGCTCGGCTGGCGTCGCGGTGCCATGGTGGCGGTACTGCTAACACTTCTGCCCCTCACCCCTCGTCCCGCAATGGCCGTGGACTGGGACGCCCTTTGGTCCCGGGAGGATCAGCGTGCGCCCGCGCTGATCGAAGAAGACCCGGAACGGGCAGCCAAGGTTCTCGACAATCCCCAGTGGCGTGGTAGCGCACTCTATCGCTCAGGTGACTATGAGTCCGCAGCGGGCACGTTCGCCAGCGAAGACACACCCAGGGCAAGCTACAACCGCGGCAACGCCCTGGCCCGTGCCGGCAAGCTGGAAGAAGCCCTCAAGGCCTACGAGAATGTGCTGGCGAAGCAACCTGGACATGAAGACGCCTTGTTCAACCGGGACCTGGTGAAACAGCTGCTGGAGCAGCAACAGAGCCAATCAAGCGGGGACGGCAGTGAATCGTCAGACCAGGAGGGCGATCAACAGCAGCAGGGTAACCAGCAGAACTCACAGAATGGGTCAGATACCCAGAACCAGGACGGCGACCCGTCAGATCAGGCGGGGCAGAACCAGCCGGATAATCAACAGAATGGACAGCAGAACAACGAGCCACAGGATAGCCAGCAGAACGGCCAAAGCGACGAACAGGAAAACCAGGCGGAGGGCGATCAACACCGCCAGCGTGATGCCGACTCTTCGGAAGCCGACGGACAGGTATCCAGGGCACCGGCGGAACTGGACACCTCTCCACTGACCCAGGGGCAGGAACAATGGCTCCGGCGCGTGCCCGATAATCCGGGCGGCCTGTTGAGGCGCAAATTCCTGCAACAATACCAGGAACGGGAAACACCATCTGACGAGGGCGATACACCATGGTAA